A genomic window from Corynebacterium fournieri includes:
- the guaA gene encoding glutamine-hydrolyzing GMP synthase, protein MNTPQTRPVLVLDFGAQYAQLIARRVREANVFSEVVPSTITAAEVREKDPQALILSGGPSSVYAEGAPQLDSEIFELGLPILGICYGFQIMTRALGGEVAETGAREYGRTQMRVDGGILHAGLDAEHPVWMSHGDSVTRAPEGFEVTASTPGAPVAAFENAERKLAGVQYHPEVMHSPHGQEVLTRFLTDIAGLEQNWTASNIAEQLIADVREQVGEGRAICALSGGVDSAVAAALVQRAIGDRLTCVFVDHGLLRQGEREQVEKDFVAATGAKLVTVDEREAFLNKLAGVTEPEAKRKAIGAEFIRSFERAVAGVLQGEDVQFLVQGTLYPDVVESGGGTGTANIKSHHNVGGLPDDVEFELVEPLRLLFKDEVRAVGRELGLPEAIVNRQPFPGPGLGIRIIGEVTQERLETLRAADAIAREELTNAGLDEQIWQCPVVLLADVRSVGVQGDGRTYGHPIVLRPVASEDAMTADWVRIPYDTLEVISTRITNEVADINRVVLDVTSKPPATIEWE, encoded by the coding sequence GTGAATACTCCGCAAACTCGCCCTGTCCTTGTCCTTGATTTCGGTGCGCAGTACGCGCAGCTGATCGCCCGCCGCGTGCGCGAGGCGAACGTGTTTTCCGAGGTGGTTCCGTCCACCATCACCGCCGCTGAGGTCCGCGAGAAAGACCCGCAGGCGCTGATCCTCTCCGGCGGCCCGTCGTCGGTGTACGCGGAGGGCGCGCCGCAGCTCGATTCGGAGATTTTCGAGCTGGGTCTGCCCATCTTGGGCATCTGCTACGGCTTCCAGATCATGACCCGTGCGCTTGGCGGCGAGGTGGCCGAGACCGGCGCCCGCGAGTACGGCCGCACGCAGATGCGTGTCGACGGCGGCATTCTGCACGCCGGCCTCGACGCCGAGCACCCGGTGTGGATGTCCCACGGCGACTCGGTGACCCGCGCCCCGGAGGGCTTCGAGGTCACCGCGTCCACCCCGGGCGCGCCGGTGGCGGCGTTTGAGAACGCCGAGCGCAAGCTCGCCGGTGTGCAGTACCACCCGGAGGTCATGCACTCGCCGCACGGCCAGGAGGTGCTCACCCGCTTCCTCACCGACATTGCTGGCCTGGAGCAGAACTGGACTGCTTCCAACATCGCCGAGCAGCTGATCGCGGACGTGCGCGAGCAGGTCGGCGAGGGCCGCGCCATCTGCGCTCTGTCCGGCGGCGTGGATTCCGCCGTGGCGGCGGCGCTGGTGCAGCGCGCCATCGGCGACCGTCTGACTTGCGTGTTCGTGGATCACGGCCTGCTGCGCCAGGGGGAGCGCGAGCAGGTGGAGAAGGACTTCGTCGCAGCAACCGGCGCGAAGCTGGTCACCGTGGACGAGCGCGAGGCGTTTTTGAACAAGTTGGCCGGCGTGACCGAGCCGGAGGCGAAGCGCAAGGCCATCGGCGCGGAGTTCATCCGCTCCTTCGAACGAGCGGTCGCCGGCGTGCTGCAGGGCGAAGACGTGCAGTTCCTCGTCCAAGGCACGCTGTACCCGGACGTGGTGGAGTCCGGCGGCGGCACCGGCACCGCCAACATCAAGAGCCACCACAACGTCGGCGGCCTGCCGGACGACGTGGAGTTTGAGCTGGTCGAGCCGCTGCGTCTGCTGTTCAAGGACGAGGTCCGCGCGGTGGGCCGCGAGCTGGGCCTGCCCGAGGCGATTGTGAACCGCCAGCCGTTCCCGGGCCCGGGCCTGGGCATCCGCATCATCGGCGAGGTGACGCAGGAGCGTTTGGAGACCTTGCGCGCCGCCGACGCGATCGCCCGCGAGGAGCTGACCAACGCTGGCCTGGACGAGCAGATCTGGCAGTGCCCGGTCGTGCTGCTTGCCGACGTGCGTTCCGTGGGTGTGCAGGGCGACGGCCGCACCTACGGCCACCCGATCGTGCTGCGCCCGGTCGCGTCCGAAGACGCCATGACCGCAGACTGGGTGCGCATTCCTTATGACACGCTCGAGGTCATCTCCACCCGCATCACCAACGAGGTCGCCGACATCAACCGCGTGGTGCTGGACGTCACCTCCAAGCCGCCAGCCACCATCGAGTGGGAGTAA
- a CDS encoding PspC domain-containing protein: MEKHTFSQMWATRPPRIPEDQGGKAVVGGVCEGIGARYQIDPTFIRVVFVVLTLAFGGGFFLYLLCWINMPRFGLTRSPWATIITPKQQLDKVEKKDRDTGWLLLLGLFLFFPSASVASDMRAVLVTFILFALGWFFLHQRQPEPPAGLLVGGPDEAPASNTAVVDTSHLTAPEGHEHPGRRAPAWDPLGVAPDLGHLPDPAEPAQQQPKKRNWLWIPAALGLSALALMALKFSSGLRTVDYGSFGSTHVTVYDIAAMPDLNGFVGESTIDLSELEPLREPATVNIENGIGKVDVILPRDVPVDVHCEVTVGETACPTERQNADADSALLTLNVSQRVGSVSAYYARSGEGEGSRLTPTRWWLAAWR, encoded by the coding sequence ATGGAAAAACACACATTCTCGCAGATGTGGGCTACCCGCCCGCCCCGCATCCCGGAGGATCAAGGCGGCAAAGCGGTCGTCGGCGGCGTCTGTGAAGGCATCGGTGCCCGCTACCAGATCGACCCGACGTTCATCCGCGTCGTCTTCGTCGTGCTCACGCTCGCGTTTGGCGGCGGCTTTTTCCTGTACTTGCTGTGTTGGATCAACATGCCCCGGTTCGGACTCACCCGCAGCCCCTGGGCCACCATCATCACCCCGAAACAGCAGCTGGACAAGGTGGAGAAGAAAGACCGCGACACCGGCTGGCTGCTGCTGCTCGGGCTGTTCCTGTTCTTCCCGTCCGCTTCTGTCGCCAGCGATATGCGGGCTGTGCTGGTCACGTTCATTCTCTTCGCACTCGGCTGGTTCTTCCTGCACCAGCGCCAGCCCGAGCCGCCGGCGGGGTTGCTCGTGGGCGGGCCTGATGAGGCACCGGCAAGCAACACCGCCGTAGTGGACACCTCGCACCTGACCGCCCCCGAAGGCCACGAACACCCAGGCCGGCGAGCACCCGCGTGGGACCCGCTTGGTGTCGCGCCCGACCTGGGGCACCTGCCGGACCCGGCGGAGCCCGCGCAGCAGCAGCCGAAGAAGCGCAACTGGCTCTGGATCCCAGCCGCACTCGGGCTTTCAGCGCTTGCGCTGATGGCCCTAAAGTTTTCCAGCGGCCTGCGCACCGTCGATTACGGGAGCTTCGGCAGCACGCACGTCACCGTGTACGACATCGCCGCGATGCCGGACCTCAACGGATTTGTGGGCGAAAGCACCATCGACCTGTCGGAGCTCGAACCGCTGCGCGAGCCCGCGACGGTCAACATCGAAAACGGCATCGGCAAAGTGGACGTGATCCTGCCGCGCGACGTTCCAGTCGACGTGCACTGCGAGGTCACCGTCGGCGAGACTGCCTGCCCCACAGAACGGCAAAACGCGGACGCGGACAGCGCCCTGCTCACGCTAAACGTTTCGCAGCGCGTCGGATCCGTGTCCGCGTACTACGCCCGCTCAGGAGAGGGCGAAGGTAGTCGACTTACTCCCACTCGATGGTGGCTGGCGGCTTGGAGGTGA
- a CDS encoding ATP-binding protein — protein MSALYPRLTRDRSRRVVAGVASGVAGHLGVEEKWVRLFFVAASFAGGFGALLYAGLWMFAPLDNGVAPRQRPGALDFALVVLGFVGTLAALQLSSGVGATVVFVLGVLIVGAVVALQAYDRGTGSWGNIAALTLGALLVMSGVLAVALLGESAGVGGVVLSVLITVVGVAVLVVPLIAKLANSLVAEREAKAVADQRAEIAAHLHDSVLQTLALMQKKAGDAEEVARLARAQERELRAWLFRDSVPNHTTTFAALRKAAGEVEDAFRVVISPVTVGEDLPFDERTEAIVLAAREAMVNAAKHAGVDTVDVYAEHLEGRLEVFVRDRGAGFDPDNIPADRHGVRDSIIARVERVGGRANLWTSIGNGSEVELALNL, from the coding sequence ATGTCTGCGCTGTATCCCCGACTGACCCGGGACCGTTCCCGCCGCGTCGTGGCCGGTGTGGCTTCCGGCGTGGCCGGCCACCTCGGGGTGGAGGAGAAGTGGGTGCGCCTGTTTTTCGTCGCGGCCAGCTTCGCAGGTGGGTTCGGCGCGCTGCTCTACGCCGGTTTGTGGATGTTCGCGCCGCTCGATAACGGTGTCGCGCCGCGCCAACGCCCGGGGGCTTTGGACTTCGCGCTGGTGGTACTCGGTTTCGTGGGCACGCTCGCGGCGCTGCAGCTGTCTTCGGGTGTGGGCGCCACGGTGGTGTTCGTGCTCGGAGTGCTCATTGTCGGCGCGGTGGTCGCGCTGCAGGCTTACGACCGCGGCACCGGGTCGTGGGGCAACATCGCTGCGTTGACCTTAGGCGCGCTGCTGGTCATGTCCGGGGTGCTTGCGGTGGCGCTTTTGGGTGAAAGCGCGGGGGTTGGCGGCGTTGTGCTCTCGGTGCTGATCACAGTGGTCGGCGTGGCAGTACTCGTGGTGCCGCTGATTGCCAAGCTGGCCAATTCGCTGGTCGCGGAGCGCGAGGCGAAAGCTGTGGCGGACCAGCGCGCAGAGATCGCCGCGCACCTGCACGATTCGGTGCTGCAGACTCTCGCGCTGATGCAGAAGAAGGCGGGCGATGCAGAGGAGGTCGCCCGCCTCGCGCGCGCTCAGGAGCGTGAGCTTCGGGCCTGGCTGTTCAGAGACTCCGTGCCCAACCACACCACCACATTCGCCGCCCTGCGCAAGGCCGCCGGTGAGGTAGAGGATGCCTTTCGCGTGGTCATCTCGCCGGTCACGGTGGGAGAGGACCTCCCGTTCGACGAACGCACCGAGGCAATCGTGCTCGCGGCGCGTGAGGCGATGGTCAACGCCGCCAAGCATGCGGGCGTGGACACGGTCGACGTCTACGCCGAGCACCTCGAAGGAAGGCTCGAGGTCTTTGTGCGCGACCGGGGCGCAGGCTTCGACCCGGACAATATTCCGGCTGACCGGCACGGGGTACGTGACTCCATCATCGCGCGCGTTGAGCGTGTGGGAGGGCGGGCGAACCTGTGGACGTCGATAGGCAATGGCTCTGAAGTAGAACTAGCGTTGAACCTATGA
- a CDS encoding LuxR C-terminal-related transcriptional regulator: MTSVFLVDDHSVFRAGVKAELSAAGSGQVEVVGEAGTVAEAVRGIERTRPDVVLLDVHMPDGGGLAVLKRAPGPAYLALSVSDAAEDVIALIRAGARGYVTKNIAGAELAEAIGRVRGGDAYFSPRLAGFVLDAFASGPVVEEDDPAADSLTRRELEVLRLLARGYTYKEIAERLFISVKTVETHASNILRKTQTSNRHQLTRWAVARDLG, translated from the coding sequence ATGACGAGCGTGTTTTTGGTCGACGACCACTCCGTGTTCCGCGCCGGGGTGAAAGCGGAGCTGTCCGCTGCGGGCAGCGGACAGGTAGAGGTTGTCGGTGAGGCAGGCACCGTCGCCGAGGCGGTGCGGGGGATCGAGCGCACACGCCCGGATGTGGTGCTTCTGGATGTGCATATGCCCGACGGCGGCGGACTCGCTGTGCTCAAACGCGCGCCGGGCCCGGCGTATCTGGCGCTGAGTGTCTCCGATGCCGCCGAGGACGTCATCGCGCTCATCCGTGCCGGTGCGCGCGGGTATGTGACCAAGAACATCGCAGGCGCCGAACTTGCTGAGGCGATTGGGCGGGTGCGCGGCGGGGACGCGTACTTCTCGCCGCGGCTAGCCGGGTTCGTCCTCGACGCATTCGCCTCCGGGCCGGTGGTGGAGGAGGACGACCCGGCAGCGGATTCGTTGACCCGCCGCGAACTCGAGGTGCTGCGGCTGCTCGCGCGCGGCTACACGTACAAGGAGATCGCCGAGCGGCTGTTCATCTCTGTCAAAACGGTAGAGACGCACGCGTCGAATATCCTGCGCAAGACGCAGACCTCCAACCGCCACCAGCTCACCAGGTGGGCGGTGGCGCGGGACCTGGGCTAG
- a CDS encoding alkylhydroperoxidase domain protein yields MLADEDESLVAVVEDAVRAGVSAGPYAGGDFVTFGEGALAAAFDFAHLLTFHPKDASPAAIGHLQSAGYNEDAIVSLGQLIAFVAFQLRVVHGVCVLRGHPEVPEGAERRAGAADPGWAPVPATLQPQVVAPGKFVAHPLGWKPWVAPLEKGELTDAHLDALIKPERADMEYFRLLARDPQALKARTLTDLDIFYNTEGGLGRAERELAATVVSRLNGCEYCASVHQARSKEEGGDAEAIQRLLDQGVTADLDSQLWNAIRDAAVALTCTPFEFGPQHVDALRAEGLDDLAVLDVINSSAFFNWANRLMLTLGEPDVPKRYR; encoded by the coding sequence CTGCTCGCCGACGAGGACGAATCGCTCGTGGCGGTGGTCGAGGACGCGGTGCGCGCAGGTGTGTCCGCGGGCCCCTACGCGGGAGGCGACTTTGTCACCTTCGGCGAGGGCGCCCTGGCCGCGGCTTTCGACTTCGCGCACCTGCTCACTTTCCACCCGAAGGACGCCTCGCCCGCGGCGATCGGGCATCTGCAAAGCGCCGGTTACAACGAGGACGCGATTGTCTCGCTCGGCCAGCTGATCGCCTTTGTGGCGTTCCAGCTGCGCGTTGTGCACGGTGTGTGCGTGCTGAGAGGACACCCGGAGGTGCCGGAGGGCGCGGAGCGGCGAGCCGGTGCCGCTGACCCAGGCTGGGCACCTGTGCCTGCCACCCTGCAGCCCCAGGTGGTGGCGCCCGGGAAGTTTGTGGCGCACCCGCTGGGCTGGAAGCCGTGGGTGGCGCCGCTGGAGAAGGGCGAGCTGACCGACGCCCACCTCGACGCCCTGATCAAGCCCGAGCGCGCCGACATGGAGTACTTCCGCCTGCTCGCGCGCGACCCGCAGGCGCTGAAAGCCCGCACGCTGACGGACCTGGACATCTTCTACAACACCGAAGGTGGGCTGGGCCGAGCCGAGCGCGAACTCGCCGCCACGGTGGTCTCGCGCCTCAACGGCTGCGAGTACTGCGCGTCCGTGCACCAGGCGCGCTCCAAGGAAGAGGGAGGCGACGCGGAAGCGATCCAACGGCTGCTGGACCAAGGCGTTACCGCCGACCTCGACTCGCAGCTGTGGAACGCGATCCGCGACGCCGCGGTGGCGCTGACCTGCACCCCGTTCGAGTTCGGCCCCCAACACGTGGACGCGCTGCGGGCCGAGGGGCTGGACGATCTTGCGGTGCTGGACGTGATTAACTCTTCCGCGTTCTTCAACTGGGCGAACCGGCTTATGCTCACCCTCGGCGAGCCGGACGTGCCGAAACGCTACCGCTAG
- a CDS encoding PspC domain-containing protein, translating into MTQGSSTSLKHMWDTRPHRIPKDEGGRAVIAGVCTGFGQRYNVDPVAVRIAFVILSLVFGGGIFAYLLCWFFMPRVGMNITPAKAIVTPKEQLTPHEIEERKPGWWLLLGLIIFLPAAGQAADLRGTLLSFAAFFFVWFFTYARTPEPPAGTNGDDLVYR; encoded by the coding sequence ATGACTCAAGGATCTTCAACTTCACTCAAGCACATGTGGGACACCCGCCCGCACCGCATCCCGAAAGACGAGGGCGGGCGCGCCGTGATCGCCGGAGTCTGCACCGGATTCGGCCAGCGCTACAACGTCGACCCGGTTGCCGTGCGCATCGCGTTTGTGATTCTCAGCCTCGTGTTCGGCGGCGGCATCTTCGCCTACCTGCTGTGCTGGTTTTTCATGCCGCGCGTGGGGATGAACATCACACCAGCCAAGGCGATTGTCACCCCGAAAGAGCAGCTGACCCCGCACGAGATTGAAGAGCGCAAGCCCGGCTGGTGGCTGCTGCTCGGCCTGATTATCTTCTTGCCCGCGGCCGGCCAAGCGGCGGATCTGCGCGGCACACTGCTCAGCTTCGCCGCGTTCTTCTTCGTCTGGTTCTTCACCTACGCGCGCACCCCGGAGCCGCCGGCAGGCACCAACGGCGACGATCTGGTCTACCGCTAA
- a CDS encoding Y-family DNA polymerase codes for MRAAALWFPDWPVQAARLESGDELQEPIAIAAQHRIKVCSHAARQVGIRRGMRVRNAQAVAPELTVIDDNPDRDGRMFASLAASFDEVAASVEVVRPGLVVVDMEAAARFHGSEGKALEMLIDAASRRGIDAMAGAADEIATALIAARASQVVAPGGSAAFLAAQPLRVLVAEDSLAADADTVKALGQLGISTLGELATLPPNAVTTRFGAKGMRIHRIASAAPDRRVAPELPVEDLAVAITPEDPIERVDAAAFAARSLAASLHGRLKETGRNCLRLKVVAELSDGARVERVWRTREPLTEAATADRVRWQLDGWLTSLRSASGGQGGQDDQDEQGGITSLILEPLEFAPPEPVGELWADGASTDTARRVVERVQSQLGIDAVVQPRLVGGRGVAERVAMVPFGEEPEDVVKQSWPGAIPAPLPARLGGGIDHPASRIMLIDASGAPVIVTAEALLNAEPYGLAWGEKRYLVTGWAGPWPVDADWWTQTELPAGRVARMQVVGREGGEDGAVTGWLLVWSRRSWRVEAVY; via the coding sequence ATGAGGGCGGCGGCGCTGTGGTTTCCGGACTGGCCGGTGCAGGCAGCGCGGCTGGAATCGGGCGACGAATTGCAAGAACCGATCGCGATTGCGGCGCAGCACCGGATCAAGGTGTGCTCGCACGCCGCACGCCAGGTGGGCATCCGTCGCGGGATGCGGGTGCGCAACGCTCAGGCGGTCGCGCCGGAGCTGACGGTCATCGACGACAACCCGGACCGCGACGGGCGCATGTTCGCCTCGCTGGCCGCCAGCTTCGACGAGGTCGCCGCGAGCGTGGAGGTTGTGCGCCCCGGGCTCGTGGTGGTGGATATGGAGGCTGCCGCGCGCTTCCACGGCAGTGAGGGCAAAGCGCTGGAGATGCTTATCGACGCCGCTTCGCGCCGCGGCATCGACGCCATGGCAGGCGCCGCCGACGAGATCGCCACCGCGCTGATCGCCGCGCGCGCCTCCCAGGTGGTGGCGCCGGGCGGATCGGCGGCGTTTTTGGCCGCGCAGCCGCTGCGGGTGCTGGTGGCGGAAGACTCGCTCGCCGCGGATGCGGACACGGTCAAGGCGCTGGGGCAGCTGGGCATTTCCACGCTCGGTGAGCTGGCAACACTGCCGCCGAACGCAGTGACCACCCGCTTCGGGGCAAAGGGGATGCGCATCCACCGCATCGCCTCTGCTGCGCCGGACCGCCGGGTTGCCCCGGAGCTGCCGGTGGAAGACCTCGCCGTGGCAATCACCCCTGAGGACCCCATCGAACGGGTGGACGCGGCTGCGTTCGCCGCGCGCTCGCTGGCCGCCAGCCTGCACGGACGGCTCAAGGAGACGGGCCGCAACTGCCTGCGCCTGAAGGTGGTGGCAGAACTTTCCGACGGCGCCCGCGTCGAACGTGTCTGGCGCACCCGCGAGCCGCTCACCGAGGCGGCCACGGCGGACCGGGTGCGTTGGCAGCTCGATGGGTGGCTGACCTCCCTCCGCTCCGCCTCGGGAGGCCAGGGCGGTCAGGATGATCAAGATGAGCAGGGCGGCATCACCAGCCTCATCCTCGAGCCGCTCGAATTCGCCCCGCCCGAACCGGTCGGCGAACTGTGGGCCGACGGCGCGTCCACAGACACCGCACGCCGCGTGGTGGAGCGCGTCCAGTCCCAGCTCGGCATCGACGCGGTGGTGCAGCCGCGCCTGGTCGGCGGGAGAGGAGTGGCCGAGCGGGTGGCGATGGTGCCGTTTGGGGAGGAACCGGAGGACGTCGTAAAGCAATCGTGGCCCGGGGCGATCCCCGCGCCCCTGCCCGCGCGCCTCGGAGGGGGCATCGACCACCCCGCCTCGCGCATCATGCTTATCGACGCCTCCGGTGCCCCCGTCATCGTCACCGCCGAAGCCCTGCTCAACGCCGAACCCTACGGCCTGGCCTGGGGCGAGAAACGCTACCTGGTCACCGGGTGGGCGGGGCCGTGGCCCGTGGACGCGGACTGGTGGACGCAGACCGAACTGCCCGCCGGCAGGGTTGCGCGCATGCAAGTGGTGGGCCGCGAAGGCGGGGAAGACGGGGCTGTCACCGGCTGGCTGCTGGTGTGGAGCAGGCGCAGCTGGCGCGTGGAGGCGGTGTACTAG
- a CDS encoding AMIN-like domain-containing (lipo)protein produces MLKNSGLSRVTLAGACVAAAVACSACGVAGDDAGKTLAGSISAPSTQAQPLGTADPAPKTQRPSEPAQLAVVGVRVGAHEGFDRVVVDLEGEGEPGWFIDYTSTPMQETVGRPLHVAGNSFLNINVDGTVYPFELGKDNNVPVKMAGDTGNVIDVISAGTYEGRSQIVVGLRSELPYSVQVLDNPKRVVVDIVQQ; encoded by the coding sequence GTGCTCAAAAATTCTGGTCTCTCCCGCGTGACGCTCGCGGGCGCGTGCGTGGCGGCCGCTGTCGCTTGCAGCGCCTGCGGCGTCGCCGGCGACGACGCCGGAAAAACGCTGGCGGGCAGCATCTCCGCGCCGTCCACGCAGGCGCAGCCGCTGGGCACCGCCGACCCGGCGCCAAAGACGCAGCGACCGTCGGAACCCGCACAGCTCGCCGTCGTTGGCGTGCGTGTGGGCGCCCACGAGGGGTTCGACCGCGTGGTGGTGGACCTGGAGGGCGAGGGCGAGCCAGGCTGGTTCATCGACTACACCTCCACCCCGATGCAGGAAACGGTGGGCCGCCCGCTACACGTGGCCGGCAACAGCTTCCTCAACATCAACGTCGACGGCACCGTCTATCCCTTTGAGCTGGGCAAGGACAACAACGTGCCGGTCAAGATGGCGGGCGATACCGGCAACGTCATCGACGTGATCAGCGCCGGCACCTACGAGGGCCGCAGCCAGATCGTGGTGGGGCTGCGCTCCGAGCTGCCGTACTCCGTGCAGGTGCTGGATAACCCGAAGCGTGTTGTCGTCGACATCGTGCAGCAGTAG
- a CDS encoding sucrase ferredoxin, with the protein MQEQPCSDMQVEPLPGTAKPGSVYVLFEWPHAWPRDVMGDAALGEELTAKLAPMLEAHDATLLLIRHPTREGRNISDHHLYLVFADEAVTEVMHVDGPEALLELDLTGPGRNGAKERDRPLLLICTHGKRDRCCAVKGRPLLNAIHERHPFGPGNDVVWETSHIKGHRFAATMLLMPWAYSFGRMNVEATEAMLADAAEGRYFVPGNRGRGTLRPKEQVAELAVAAEVPGARYGQFAVAAAEEGTVSVTDTASGTEYEVELEQRAVTGVVDSCGKAPKESSAWVAVSVTPASPGA; encoded by the coding sequence ATGCAAGAACAGCCCTGCTCCGACATGCAAGTTGAACCGCTGCCGGGGACCGCGAAACCCGGCTCTGTGTACGTGCTCTTCGAGTGGCCGCACGCCTGGCCGCGCGACGTGATGGGCGATGCCGCGCTCGGTGAGGAACTCACCGCGAAGCTGGCCCCCATGCTCGAGGCGCACGACGCGACGCTGCTGTTGATCCGCCACCCGACGCGCGAGGGCCGCAACATCAGCGACCACCACCTCTATCTCGTCTTCGCCGACGAGGCCGTCACCGAGGTGATGCACGTGGACGGGCCCGAAGCGCTGCTCGAGCTCGATCTGACCGGGCCGGGACGCAACGGCGCAAAGGAACGTGACCGCCCGCTGTTGCTGATCTGCACCCACGGCAAACGCGACCGCTGCTGCGCAGTCAAGGGCCGCCCCCTGCTCAACGCGATACACGAGCGCCACCCCTTCGGCCCGGGCAACGACGTGGTGTGGGAGACCTCCCACATCAAGGGCCACCGTTTCGCAGCCACCATGCTGCTCATGCCGTGGGCGTACAGCTTCGGGCGCATGAACGTTGAGGCCACAGAAGCAATGCTCGCTGACGCCGCCGAGGGCCGCTACTTCGTCCCCGGTAACCGCGGCCGCGGCACCCTCAGGCCGAAAGAACAAGTGGCGGAACTCGCCGTCGCCGCCGAGGTGCCGGGCGCGCGCTACGGGCAGTTCGCGGTCGCCGCGGCGGAGGAAGGAACAGTCTCGGTCACCGACACCGCATCCGGCACGGAATACGAGGTGGAACTGGAGCAGCGCGCCGTTACCGGCGTGGTGGACTCGTGCGGGAAGGCCCCGAAGGAAAGCTCAGCCTGGGTCGCTGTGTCCGTCACGCCTGCAAGTCCGGGGGCGTAG
- a CDS encoding HAD hydrolase family protein has translation MKVAAFDFDGTLHHPPHGFREEDIAAIDAWRSAGHLAISATGRSRTALAHGMRGSKLAFDYQVLSNGGSATDGANRELIFGHEVSGEVVRQTLDAFGSRDGLAIFGTTLGHVDGVFANNTGHTHDFTAHFQKMRPDDIPDHRFAVVPIWVPGDAELRAEVVAWASSLGTVEVAQNQDYIDLMAPGRSKGAGLVQLFDELRIPRSTIELYTFGDSWNDLPMHAIADVSHSFHHSPVQVREATDRVIGSVSEVLGGYL, from the coding sequence ATGAAGGTTGCGGCGTTCGACTTCGATGGCACTCTCCACCACCCTCCCCACGGGTTCCGCGAGGAGGACATCGCCGCGATAGATGCCTGGCGCAGCGCCGGGCATCTTGCCATTTCCGCCACCGGCCGCTCCCGCACCGCGCTCGCGCACGGCATGCGCGGCAGCAAGTTGGCGTTCGACTACCAGGTGCTGTCCAACGGCGGTTCCGCCACAGACGGCGCGAACCGCGAGCTCATCTTCGGCCACGAGGTTTCAGGCGAGGTGGTGCGCCAAACGCTCGACGCCTTCGGTTCCCGCGACGGCTTGGCCATCTTCGGCACCACCCTGGGCCACGTTGACGGCGTGTTCGCCAACAACACGGGGCACACGCACGACTTCACCGCCCATTTCCAAAAGATGCGCCCGGACGACATTCCAGACCACCGCTTCGCCGTCGTGCCCATCTGGGTACCGGGTGACGCCGAGCTGCGCGCAGAGGTTGTCGCTTGGGCGTCGTCTCTCGGCACCGTCGAGGTCGCACAGAACCAGGACTACATCGATCTGATGGCCCCGGGCCGCTCCAAGGGCGCGGGGCTTGTGCAGCTTTTCGACGAGCTCCGCATCCCCCGCTCCACCATCGAGCTCTACACGTTCGGCGATTCCTGGAACGATCTGCCCATGCACGCGATCGCGGATGTCTCGCACAGCTTCCACCACTCCCCCGTGCAGGTGCGCGAGGCCACCGACCGCGTCATCGGCTCCGTGTCGGAGGTCCTCGGCGGGTACCTGTAG
- a CDS encoding methionine ABC transporter permease: MTPLNAGVTEYVLAEPNWDTLGPTFIEAIGDTMWMVAITMVIGGFFGLLLGIFLYTTRPGGILQNKVVYTIINVAVNFFRPIPFIIMIAMLYPLTLQVVGTTIGRGAATFVMCFSATFTVARIVEQNLVAIDPGVIEAARSMGASPLKIINSVILPEALGPLILGYTFIFIAVIDMSAMAGYIGGGGVGDFAIVYGYRSFEPQVTWAAVLVIVVIVQLAQFLGNWLSKKVMRR, from the coding sequence ATGACCCCGTTGAACGCTGGCGTAACCGAGTACGTGCTGGCGGAGCCGAATTGGGACACCCTCGGCCCCACCTTCATCGAAGCCATCGGCGACACCATGTGGATGGTTGCTATCACCATGGTCATCGGCGGCTTCTTCGGCCTGCTTTTGGGCATCTTCCTCTACACCACCCGCCCGGGTGGCATCCTGCAGAACAAGGTGGTCTACACCATCATCAACGTGGCGGTGAACTTCTTCCGCCCCATCCCGTTCATCATCATGATCGCGATGCTCTACCCGCTGACCCTGCAGGTGGTGGGCACCACCATCGGCCGTGGCGCCGCCACGTTCGTGATGTGCTTTTCCGCCACGTTCACTGTGGCCCGCATTGTGGAGCAGAACCTGGTGGCCATTGACCCGGGCGTGATCGAGGCCGCCCGCTCCATGGGCGCGAGCCCGTTGAAGATCATCAATTCGGTGATCCTGCCGGAGGCGCTCGGCCCGCTGATTTTGGGCTACACCTTCATCTTCATCGCGGTGATCGACATGTCCGCCATGGCCGGCTACATCGGCGGCGGCGGCGTGGGCGACTTCGCCATCGTGTACGGCTACCGCTCGTTCGAGCCCCAGGTCACCTGGGCCGCGGTGCTGGTCATCGTGGTCATCGTGCAGCTGGCGCAGTTCCTGGGCAACTGGCTGTCCAAGAAGGTCATGCGCCGGTAA